Proteins found in one Mycoplasmopsis citelli genomic segment:
- a CDS encoding IS3 family transposase (programmed frameshift) has product MKLSYEDKIKIYQLRKKGFTEKSLTIKFRVNRAIIKYIVALINRHGIEIVKKTKNQYYSPQIKLEMINQVLLKGHSTREISLQYGLPNWGILSNWIIQYKKNGYTIVEKKKGRPSKMGRKPKKTWEKLTPLERLEKENEYLRTEVIFPKKVKRDPVGSKRLTEYKSQKVKEMVDEGFSLKILLKIAQLSRSTYYYHLKKINSADKNKNFKDEIISIYNEHRGSYGYRRITLELKNRGYLVNHKKVKRLMNLLNLIGGNRKRKKYKSYKGEVGKKAPNLINRDFYSKKPLQKCYTDITEFALTSHSQKLYLSAILDGYNSEIISFTISRSPNLLQVEKMLKKAFTKAKYSGTILHSDQGWQYQHNSYHKFLNSKEIKASMSRKGNSPDNGMMESFFGVLKTEMFYGKEHTFKSLEQLEKAIINYIDYYNNKRIKVRLKGLSPVQYRTKFLQ; this is encoded by the exons ATGAAACTAAGTTACGAAGATAAAATCAAAATATATCAATTACGTAAAAAAGGATTTACTGAAAAATCTTTAACAATAAAATTTAGAGTAAATCGTGCAATTATAAAATATATTGTCGCACTGATAAATCGTCACGGAATTGAAATTGTTAAAAAGACTAAAAATCAATATTATTCTCCACAAATAAAATTAGAAATGATTAATCAAGTTCTTCTTAAAGGACATTCTACAAGAGAAATTTCACTTCAATATGGATTACCTAATTGAGGAATTCTTTCAAATTGAATTATTCAATACAAGAAAAATGGGTATACTATTGTTGAAAAGAAAAAAGGAAGGCCATCAAAAATGGGACGTAAACCAAAGAAAACTTGAGAAAAATTAACACCACTTGAACGACTTGAAAAAGAGAACGAATATCTTAGAACTGAGGTGATTTTCC CTAAAAAAGTTAAAAGGGATCCCGTTGGATCAAAAAGACTTACAGAATATAAAAGCCAAAAAGTTAAAGAAATGGTCGACGAAGGATTCTCATTAAAAATTTTATTAAAAATTGCTCAACTATCACGTTCAACTTATTATTATCATCTTAAAAAAATCAATTCAGCTGATAAAAATAAAAATTTTAAAGACGAAATTATATCTATATATAATGAACATAGAGGCAGTTATGGATATCGTCGTATTACTTTAGAACTCAAAAATCGTGGATATTTGGTAAATCATAAAAAAGTAAAAAGACTTATGAATTTGCTAAATTTAATTGGTGGAAATCGTAAGCGTAAAAAATATAAATCATACAAAGGCGAAGTGGGCAAAAAAGCTCCAAACCTTATTAATCGAGATTTTTATTCTAAAAAACCATTGCAAAAATGTTACACTGACATTACCGAATTTGCTTTAACTAGTCATTCTCAAAAACTTTATTTGTCAGCTATTTTAGATGGTTATAATAGCGAAATTATCAGTTTTACTATATCTCGCTCCCCAAATTTATTGCAAGTTGAAAAAATGCTTAAAAAGGCTTTCACAAAAGCTAAATATAGTGGAACAATTTTACACAGTGATCAAGGTTGACAATATCAACATAATAGTTATCACAAATTTTTAAATTCTAAAGAGATAAAAGCTTCAATGTCCCGAAAAGGTAATAGTCCAGATAATGGGATGATGGAATCATTTTTTGGAGTTTTAAAAACAGAAATGTTTTATGGCAAGGAACATACTTTTAAATCGCTTGAACAATTAGAAAAAGCTATTATCAATTACATTGATTACTACAATAACAAAAGAATTAAAGTTAGATTAAAAGGACTTAGCCCTGTCCAATACAGAACTAAGTTCCTTCAATAA
- a CDS encoding PTS sugar transporter subunit IIABC — MYTKSKFKLIFYSLITFGLIWIKWKKQIKHQKNTIYQVDKLPFNEEVFLGCFDNLEQIINIELKPSRVNVFFNSSPQVNVEKLKKLKGISGILVSSNKISIILGEFSQATYLLLKNKKEF; from the coding sequence ATGTATACAAAGAGCAAATTTAAGTTAATTTTTTATAGCCTAATTACTTTTGGGTTAATTTGAATTAAATGAAAAAAACAAATTAAACACCAAAAAAACACTATTTATCAAGTAGATAAATTACCCTTTAATGAAGAAGTTTTTTTAGGATGCTTTGATAATTTAGAGCAAATAATCAATATTGAACTTAAACCTTCAAGAGTGAATGTATTTTTTAATTCATCTCCGCAAGTAAATGTAGAAAAACTTAAAAAATTAAAAGGGATTAGCGGTATTTTAGTGAGTTCTAATAAAATATCAATTATTTTAGGGGAGTTTTCTCAAGCTACTTATTTGCTATTAAAAAATAAAAAGGAGTTTTAA
- a CDS encoding DEAD/DEAH box helicase encodes MDYQKYKTILDNLLNINRSDSSIFTQIKRNAAGETNFFDLYKLFGAENFDYILKNDNFKFHLIEQFLLKAYDIAQKVSDLPTLQKLIEKLHQHQILKGSAFLKQEYPFLETKEKLTEHLQRLIQKSLFNWKRIKDFSETTLEETNMWPLHIGFLMVSLRKEEKAIYAPLIFKEVQIENEKGNLFLSSNGEIKVNEKLLFLLNNYGFSINIESILEQENKIFNIIEKIKEKWKDVYHLPEDIIMPFDQFKNEDITNVNIKFHGGAVLGIFQPSGGYARNRMKQIIENNELESIIDVEINKNKYQDFVDQNIFNPQKSIIRLTASNLSQDKAIISALNQHTIIWGPPGTGKSQTIVNLIINILINNKTAIVGSQKRVALEVIKKRMNELSMFCLFILNSKNKRKREFYKPIKEYLHQIEYFRGQTQNHFPALVSESEIEWANKVKGLIDNSQTKEAFEAIYYLNDHKKDFNGEKDILLAAQLPKNVIFPDKIEYGLTSKKLLNLAKLKFPLSRKYRTLKKLGNKLDEEFIGFEGNLNELANKFKNLSPYEWWLNDYSNPLYAIKDLNSKFKNLTNPAETINSQEIKNIILQRINQRLDQLTIEEKRMYKEFSASVRIKNLTPQRFVKRYASIIKKVFPIVIATPDSDLSGWNKEEFDYGILDESSQIFIENGLTLLYLAKTKILAGDQMQMRPSNWFGIRVTDDTIYGQVDSMLDYCMGLGVYQVLLNKNYRSDYASLMTFSSKTFYNSKLDVVDKANNKTQNPIEVHEVDGIWDDNKNELEGDLALKITKEQLSNYSKIILLAFNAKQFDYLKEQIFLHYPELEEASQNDKLMVKNLENIQGDEADLVIATVAYDKNAKLTSTYVARSGGKNALNVAITRAKEKIIVIKSIKSYEVNITPTSSEDLIIFKNWLEFLESSPQRRLNLLNESFIKNKQDIVSSPSKQWFENILTKKLEQIFFEPEFKILRNYCIGSLTIDYIITYNDIIYKCLIVDVFEYENGYADFASVKDKMKFLASKKYDAFLVNPLNYLDMIKKFKWWVKYAKTPFLKENNQDKKVY; translated from the coding sequence ATGGATTATCAAAAGTACAAAACAATTTTAGACAACTTACTGAACATTAATCGTTCAGATTCTTCTATTTTTACCCAAATTAAAAGAAATGCTGCAGGTGAAACTAATTTTTTTGATTTATATAAACTTTTTGGAGCAGAAAATTTCGATTATATTTTAAAAAACGATAATTTTAAATTTCATTTAATTGAACAATTTCTCTTAAAAGCATATGATATTGCTCAAAAAGTATCAGATTTACCAACATTGCAAAAATTAATTGAGAAATTGCACCAACATCAAATTTTAAAGGGTTCAGCTTTTTTAAAACAAGAATATCCATTTTTAGAAACTAAGGAAAAGCTTACTGAACATTTACAAAGATTAATTCAAAAATCATTATTTAACTGAAAAAGAATTAAAGATTTTTCTGAAACAACTCTCGAAGAAACTAACATGTGACCTCTTCATATTGGTTTTTTAATGGTTTCTCTTAGAAAAGAAGAAAAAGCAATTTATGCCCCGTTAATTTTTAAAGAAGTGCAAATTGAAAACGAAAAGGGAAATTTATTTTTATCAAGCAATGGAGAAATAAAAGTTAATGAAAAGCTGTTATTTTTATTAAACAATTATGGTTTTAGCATTAATATCGAATCAATTTTAGAGCAAGAAAATAAAATTTTTAACATTATTGAAAAAATCAAAGAAAAGTGAAAAGACGTTTATCATCTTCCTGAAGATATCATCATGCCTTTTGATCAATTTAAAAATGAGGATATCACTAACGTAAATATTAAGTTTCACGGTGGAGCTGTTTTAGGGATTTTTCAACCCTCAGGTGGATATGCTCGTAATCGAATGAAGCAAATTATAGAAAATAACGAACTTGAAAGTATTATTGATGTTGAAATTAACAAAAATAAATATCAAGATTTTGTTGATCAAAATATTTTTAATCCACAAAAATCAATTATAAGGTTAACTGCTTCGAACTTATCACAAGATAAAGCTATTATTTCAGCACTAAATCAACACACTATCATTTGAGGACCTCCAGGGACTGGGAAATCACAAACAATCGTTAATTTAATAATTAATATTTTAATTAATAACAAAACTGCTATTGTTGGTTCACAAAAAAGAGTTGCGTTAGAAGTTATTAAAAAAAGAATGAATGAACTTTCAATGTTTTGTTTATTTATTCTTAATTCTAAAAATAAAAGAAAAAGAGAATTTTACAAACCAATTAAAGAATATTTACATCAAATTGAATACTTCAGAGGACAAACACAAAATCATTTTCCTGCTCTTGTATCTGAAAGTGAAATTGAATGAGCAAACAAAGTTAAAGGTCTTATTGACAACTCTCAAACTAAAGAGGCATTTGAAGCAATTTATTATCTTAATGATCATAAAAAAGATTTTAATGGAGAAAAAGACATTTTACTTGCTGCTCAATTACCTAAAAATGTGATTTTTCCAGATAAAATTGAATACGGACTGACATCTAAAAAACTGCTTAATTTAGCTAAATTAAAATTCCCTCTTAGTAGAAAATATCGTACCTTAAAAAAATTAGGAAATAAACTTGATGAAGAGTTTATTGGTTTTGAAGGAAATTTAAATGAACTAGCAAATAAGTTTAAAAATCTATCACCATATGAATGATGGTTAAATGATTATTCAAACCCTTTGTATGCAATTAAAGATTTAAATAGTAAATTTAAAAACTTAACCAACCCTGCAGAGACAATCAATTCTCAAGAAATTAAAAATATCATTTTACAAAGAATTAATCAAAGACTTGATCAATTAACTATCGAAGAAAAAAGAATGTATAAAGAATTTTCAGCTTCAGTTCGAATTAAGAATTTAACACCTCAAAGATTTGTGAAGCGTTATGCTTCGATTATCAAAAAAGTCTTCCCAATTGTTATTGCGACTCCTGATTCAGATTTATCTGGTTGAAATAAAGAAGAATTTGATTATGGAATTTTAGATGAATCAAGCCAAATTTTCATTGAAAACGGATTAACTTTACTTTATCTAGCTAAAACTAAAATTCTAGCTGGAGATCAAATGCAAATGCGTCCTAGTAATTGATTTGGAATTAGAGTTACTGATGATACTATTTATGGGCAAGTAGATTCGATGCTTGATTATTGCATGGGTTTAGGTGTTTATCAAGTGCTATTAAATAAAAATTATCGTTCAGATTATGCCAGTTTAATGACTTTTTCAAGTAAGACTTTTTATAATTCCAAATTAGATGTAGTTGATAAAGCAAATAATAAAACTCAAAATCCTATTGAAGTGCATGAAGTTGATGGAATTTGAGATGATAATAAAAACGAATTAGAAGGTGATTTAGCACTTAAAATAACTAAAGAACAACTATCAAATTATTCAAAAATAATCTTATTAGCTTTTAATGCAAAGCAATTTGATTATTTAAAAGAGCAAATTTTTCTTCATTATCCAGAATTAGAAGAAGCTTCGCAAAATGATAAATTAATGGTTAAAAATCTCGAAAACATCCAAGGAGATGAAGCTGATTTAGTTATTGCTACAGTAGCATATGACAAAAACGCTAAACTAACTTCTACTTATGTAGCTAGATCAGGCGGAAAAAACGCTTTAAATGTAGCTATAACTCGTGCTAAAGAAAAAATTATTGTTATTAAAAGTATTAAATCTTATGAAGTTAATATTACTCCTACATCTTCTGAAGATTTAATAATCTTTAAAAATTGACTTGAATTTTTAGAATCTTCACCACAAAGACGCTTGAACTTATTAAATGAATCTTTTATTAAAAATAAGCAAGATATTGTATCATCGCCTTCAAAACAATGATTTGAAAATATCTTAACAAAGAAATTAGAACAAATATTTTTTGAACCAGAATTTAAAATTTTAAGAAATTACTGCATCGGTTCTCTTACTATTGATTATATAATCACTTATAATGACATTATTTATAAATGTTTAATTGTTGACGTGTTTGAATACGAAAATGGTTATGCCGATTTTGCTAGCGTAAAAGATAAAATGAAATTTTTAGCAAGTAAAAAATATGATGCTTTTTTAGTAAACCCACTTAATTACCTTGATATGATTAAAAAATTCAAATGATGAGTTAAGTATGCAAAAACACCATTTTTAAAAGAAAATAATCAAGATAAGAAAGTTTATTAA
- a CDS encoding ArsR/SmtB family transcription factor: MTNLTTLFKFLSSQSKLKIIIHLYMCSKAECDVQTLCSLFNIRQANLSKHLSVLRSANIIKTKTKGIYVYYYINKDFCNKYHELLDLLANQECLQKYVCSCNSDLVHTH, translated from the coding sequence ATGACTAATTTAACCACTCTATTTAAATTTTTATCAAGTCAATCAAAACTTAAAATCATCATTCATCTATATATGTGTTCTAAAGCTGAATGTGACGTACAAACTTTATGCTCACTATTTAATATTCGACAAGCAAATTTATCAAAACACTTAAGTGTTTTGCGAAGTGCCAATATTATCAAAACAAAAACTAAAGGAATTTATGTCTATTATTACATAAACAAAGATTTTTGTAATAAATATCACGAATTACTCGATCTTTTAGCCAATCAAGAATGCCTACAAAAATATGTTTGTTCTTGCAATTCAGATCTTGTTCATACTCATTAA
- a CDS encoding PfkB family carbohydrate kinase, whose amino-acid sequence MIYTLTLSPSVDLFISSEDFELSKVNRYTKHEILPGGKGLNASVILTRHNFKNKAITLFDPNTFRQLAPIFEAEQLDIVNINTEQPTRINIKYYGAKSNFELNGPRTNITEKLFKQVLNVISTFKENDVLMLMGVSSEEHLVKILSLCKEKKVKVVLDLESSNFLELLKYQPFVIKPNIDELKKIFPTINFNGTENLINAMRKLQNSGALNVIVSLGKDGSYLLTQSQEIFVAENKETTSVVSATGAGDTLISIFAAEYLNNQNASYCLQKASAAATGTVQSSWLGDQNLTNLAFDLIYLKKIKS is encoded by the coding sequence ATGATTTATACCTTAACATTATCTCCATCAGTAGATTTATTTATTAGTTCAGAAGATTTTGAGTTATCTAAAGTTAATCGTTATACTAAACATGAAATTCTTCCTGGTGGCAAAGGATTAAATGCTTCAGTTATTTTAACTCGCCATAACTTTAAAAACAAGGCAATTACTCTTTTTGATCCTAATACTTTTAGACAGCTTGCTCCTATTTTTGAAGCTGAACAATTAGATATTGTCAATATTAATACAGAGCAACCAACTCGTATTAATATTAAATATTATGGAGCAAAATCTAATTTTGAACTTAATGGTCCTCGTACCAACATAACTGAAAAATTATTCAAGCAAGTGCTTAATGTTATTAGTACTTTTAAGGAAAATGATGTTTTAATGTTAATGGGAGTTTCTTCAGAAGAACATTTGGTTAAAATTTTAAGTTTATGTAAGGAAAAGAAAGTTAAAGTTGTTTTGGATCTGGAATCATCGAACTTTTTAGAGCTTCTAAAATATCAACCTTTTGTAATTAAACCTAATATTGATGAACTTAAAAAAATTTTTCCAACCATCAATTTTAATGGAACCGAAAACCTAATCAATGCGATGAGGAAATTACAAAATAGTGGTGCATTAAATGTAATTGTCTCTCTTGGTAAAGATGGTTCTTATTTACTTACTCAAAGTCAAGAAATTTTTGTAGCTGAAAACAAGGAAACCACTAGTGTGGTTTCAGCTACTGGTGCCGGAGATACATTAATTTCAATTTTTGCTGCTGAATATTTAAATAACCAAAACGCAAGTTATTGCTTGCAAAAAGCAAGTGCAGCAGCAACAGGAACTGTTCAATCAAGTTGATTAGGAGATCAAAATTTAACTAATTTAGCTTTTGATTTAATTTATCTTAAAAAAATAAAATCTTAA
- a CDS encoding fructose-specific PTS transporter subunit EIIC — protein MKITSLFQKSDTIFFDDKITSKEEALLFLSEQLKIKGYVSETQKTNELFWEREKQASTGIGDAIAMPHIGSEIVLESTLAFIKVQDLDWQSLDNQPVKYIFAIVLSKNERENTHLAIMQKLSTLLINEQFKEKLALINTSEQFLELLNNYDVDSTLEQSNPKDSVYDVVAVTACPTGIAHTFMAKEKLFQQAQKMNVSIKIETQGAEGIDNKLTNTEIAGAKGIILAVDREIEKSRFANSDNVLEISTQKAIHKPEEQITKVLNKQGTKLQGITKTEDNSEAQMSFDGFTKKMWRSLMSGISHMLPFIIFGGIMLAIAFVIDMIIGASQGVDLNSKEFLGSFGFNSSVSNIVFKIGKIALGLAVPMLAAYITYALVGRQGLLPGFVIGAIASGQVADTYSFLQGSIDSAGVDASKFLGTGSGFVGGIFGAFFAAAMVIVFAKYVFGNLPQSMQGIKNILFIPLLGTLAISILFWGVNIILIYVNLGLVLFLQLFEGKPYLAWLLGIILGLMMASDLGGPINKSAYIFGTLSIANGASTLSMAAVMIAGMVPPLGISLSMFLSKKLWSKEDRDAGKWSNVLFGMSFISEGAIPYTSKNPKVLVPANLVGGAVAGLVSALLGVNIIAPHGGIFVVFLAKTNLISENLGLSIGLGIVFFIVALIAGSFAQAGTIWLINHIHTKNPNWASKLKFKKIKPTKATK, from the coding sequence ATGAAAATTACAAGTTTATTTCAAAAATCAGACACTATTTTCTTTGATGATAAAATCACTTCCAAAGAAGAAGCGCTTTTATTTTTAAGTGAACAGCTTAAAATAAAAGGATATGTTTCTGAAACTCAAAAAACTAACGAGTTATTTTGAGAACGCGAAAAACAAGCTTCAACTGGAATTGGCGATGCAATTGCTATGCCCCATATTGGTTCAGAAATTGTGCTTGAAAGTACTTTAGCTTTTATTAAAGTACAAGATCTAGATTGACAATCTTTAGATAATCAGCCAGTTAAATATATTTTTGCAATTGTTTTATCAAAAAATGAGCGCGAAAATACTCATTTAGCAATTATGCAGAAACTTTCAACTTTACTTATTAATGAACAATTTAAAGAAAAACTTGCTTTAATTAATACCTCAGAACAATTTCTTGAATTACTTAATAACTATGATGTTGATTCAACTTTAGAGCAAAGTAATCCAAAAGATTCAGTTTATGATGTTGTTGCAGTTACTGCTTGTCCCACTGGGATAGCTCATACCTTTATGGCTAAAGAAAAATTGTTTCAACAAGCACAAAAAATGAACGTTTCAATTAAAATCGAAACCCAAGGAGCTGAAGGGATTGATAATAAATTAACCAATACTGAAATTGCTGGTGCTAAAGGAATTATTTTAGCTGTTGATCGCGAAATTGAAAAATCAAGATTTGCAAATAGTGATAATGTGCTAGAAATTTCGACCCAAAAAGCAATTCATAAACCTGAAGAACAAATTACTAAAGTTTTAAACAAGCAAGGAACAAAATTACAAGGAATTACCAAAACTGAAGATAATTCAGAAGCTCAAATGAGTTTTGATGGATTTACTAAAAAAATGTGACGCTCGTTAATGTCAGGAATTTCGCATATGCTTCCATTTATTATTTTTGGCGGAATTATGCTAGCAATTGCGTTTGTAATTGACATGATTATCGGAGCTTCGCAAGGAGTTGATCTTAATTCAAAAGAATTCCTTGGAAGCTTTGGATTTAATTCTTCAGTTTCAAATATTGTCTTTAAAATCGGAAAAATCGCACTTGGATTAGCAGTTCCGATGCTAGCTGCTTATATTACTTATGCTCTCGTAGGACGTCAAGGATTACTTCCAGGATTTGTTATAGGAGCTATTGCTAGTGGTCAAGTCGCTGATACTTATAGCTTTTTACAAGGTTCAATTGACAGTGCAGGAGTGGATGCAAGCAAGTTTTTAGGAACTGGATCAGGATTTGTTGGAGGAATTTTTGGTGCCTTTTTTGCAGCGGCAATGGTTATTGTTTTTGCAAAATATGTTTTTGGAAATTTACCACAATCAATGCAAGGGATTAAAAACATTCTCTTTATTCCGTTGCTTGGAACTTTAGCAATTTCAATTCTATTTTGAGGAGTAAATATTATTTTAATTTACGTTAACTTAGGATTGGTGCTATTTTTACAACTTTTTGAAGGTAAACCTTATTTAGCTTGATTGCTTGGAATCATTTTAGGACTTATGATGGCTAGTGATTTGGGTGGGCCAATTAATAAATCAGCCTATATTTTTGGAACTTTATCAATTGCTAACGGAGCAAGTACCCTTTCAATGGCTGCGGTTATGATAGCTGGAATGGTTCCGCCACTTGGAATTTCATTATCAATGTTTTTAAGCAAAAAACTTTGAAGCAAAGAAGATCGCGATGCCGGGAAATGATCTAATGTCCTTTTTGGAATGTCTTTTATTTCTGAAGGAGCAATTCCTTATACATCAAAAAACCCAAAAGTATTAGTTCCAGCTAACTTAGTTGGAGGAGCTGTTGCTGGTCTTGTTTCAGCTCTTTTAGGTGTTAATATTATTGCACCACACGGAGGGATTTTTGTAGTCTTTTTAGCTAAAACCAATTTAATTAGTGAAAATTTAGGATTATCAATAGGACTTGGAATTGTCTTCTTTATTGTTGCTTTAATTGCTGGAAGTTTTGCTCAAGCAGGAACAATTTGACTAATTAATCATATTCATACCAAAAACCCAAATTGAGCAAGTAAATTAAAATTTAAAAAAATCAAACCAACTAAGGCAACAAAATAA
- a CDS encoding IS3 family transposase (programmed frameshift) has translation MKLSYEDKIKIYQLRKKGFTEKSLTIKFRVNRAIINYIVALINLHGIEIVKKTKNQYYSPQLKLEMINQVLLKGHSTREISLQYGLPNWGILSNWIIQYKKNGYTIVEKKKGRPSKMWRKPKKTWEELTSLEKAKQEIEYLRTEVIFPKKVKRDPVGSKRLTEYKSQKVKEMVDEGFSLKILLKIAQLSRSTYYYHLKKINSADKNKNFKDEIISIYNEHRGSYGYRRITLELKNRGYLVNHKKVKRLMNLLNLIGGNRKRKKYKSYKGEVDKKAPNLINRDFYSKKPLQKCYTDITEFALPSHSQKLYLSAILDGYNSEIISFTISRSPNLLQVEKMLKKAFTKAKYSGTILHSDQGWQYQHNSYHKFLNSKEIKASMSRKGNSPDNGMMESFFGVLKTEMFYGKEHTFKSLEQLEKAIINYIDYYNNKRIKVRLKGLSPVQYRTKFLQ, from the exons ATGAAACTAAGTTACGAAGACAAAATCAAAATATATCAATTACGCAAAAAAGGATTTACTGAAAAATCTTTAACAATAAAATTTAGAGTAAATCGTGCAATTATAAATTATATTGTCGCACTGATAAATCTTCACGGGATTGAAATTGTTAAAAAGACTAAAAATCAATATTATTCTCCACAACTAAAATTAGAAATGATTAATCAAGTTCTTCTTAAAGGACATTCTACAAGAGAAATTTCACTTCAATATGGATTACCTAATTGAGGGATTCTTTCAAATTGAATTATTCAATACAAGAAAAATGGGTATACTATTGTTGAAAAGAAAAAAGGAAGGCCATCAAAAATGTGACGTAAGCCAAAGAAAACTTGAGAAGAATTAACATCACTTGAAAAAGCTAAACAAGAGATTGAATATCTTAGAACTGAGGTGATTTTCC CTAAAAAAGTTAAAAGGGATCCCGTTGGATCAAAAAGACTTACAGAATATAAAAGCCAAAAAGTTAAAGAAATGGTCGACGAAGGATTCTCATTAAAAATTTTATTAAAAATTGCTCAACTATCACGTTCAACTTATTATTATCATCTTAAAAAAATCAATTCAGCTGATAAAAATAAAAATTTTAAAGACGAAATTATATCTATATATAATGAACATAGAGGCAGTTATGGATATCGTCGTATTACTTTAGAACTCAAAAATCGTGGATATTTGGTAAATCATAAAAAAGTAAAAAGACTTATGAATTTGCTAAATTTAATTGGCGGAAATCGTAAGCGTAAAAAATATAAATCATACAAAGGCGAAGTGGACAAAAAAGCTCCAAACCTTATTAATCGAGATTTTTATTCTAAAAAACCATTGCAAAAATGTTACACTGACATTACTGAATTTGCTTTACCTAGTCATTCTCAAAAACTTTATTTGTCAGCTATTTTAGATGGTTATAATAGCGAAATTATCAGTTTTACTATATCTCGCTCCCCAAATTTATTGCAAGTTGAAAAAATGCTTAAAAAGGCTTTCACAAAAGCTAAATATAGTGGAACAATTTTACACAGTGATCAAGGTTGACAATATCAACATAATAGTTATCACAAATTTTTAAATTCTAAAGAGATAAAAGCTTCAATGTCCCGAAAAGGTAATAGTCCAGATAATGGGATGATGGAATCATTTTTTGGAGTTTTAAAAACAGAAATGTTTTATGGCAAGGAACATACTTTTAAATCGCTTGAACAATTAGAAAAAGCTATTATCAATTACATTGATTACTACAATAACAAAAGAATTAAAGTTAGATTAAAAGGACTTAGCCCTGTCCAATACAGAACTAAGTTCCTTCAATAA